The Deltaproteobacteria bacterium genomic sequence ATTGAGAAAGCTGTGGTAAGTCTGTCAAGTCTGGTTTTCAACCACCCGGAGATCAAAGAAATGGATATAAATCCGCTTATCGTTCACGGGGAAGGACAGGGAACTACCGTGGCGGACTGCAGAATCATCCTTGAGGCAACCGGTAACTCGATAAAACAATAATGTTTATAATAGTTTATATTTTATAACAATATCCAACCAGTCATTCCCGCGGAGGCGGGAATCCAGTATTTCATTGTAATTTTTAGCAGGTTTTTGTTATGTACCATACCAGCATAGAGGTAATCGATTTTTAGATATAAGGAGGTAGAAGATGGCAAGAGTAGGCGTAGTTTTATCAGGTTGTGGGGTATACGATGGCGCCGAAATCCATGAGGCAACCCTGACGCTTTTTTTCCTGGATAGGGCCGGCGCAGAGATCATCTGCATGGCTCCGAATGTTGATCAGATGGATGTGGTGAACCACATAAAGGGGGAGGCCATCGGTGAGAAGAGAAATGTTCTGGTAGAGGCATCCCGCATTGCCAGAGGAGTAATTAAAGACATAAAAGATGTGAAAGCCGGTGATATCGATGCGCTGGTGTTTCCCGGCGGATTCGGAGCAGCGAAAAATTTGTGCAATTTTGCCGTGAAGGGAGCGGACTGCACCGTTAACCCCGGGGTCGAAAAATTGATAAAAGAAATGCATTCGGCAAAGAAACCTATTGGATTTATCTGCATTGCCCCGGTCATTGCAGCGAAGGTGCTGGGTTCATTTAACCCGCAGTTAACAATCGGCAATGACAAAGGTACGGCAGAAGCAATTGAGAAGATGGGCGGCAAACATGTCGTGTCTCCTGTTGAAAACGCCGTGGTTGACCAGAAAAACAAGATCGTAACCACCCCTGCCTATATGTTAGGTCCCACCATCTCCAAAGTTGCCCTGGGAATTGAGAAAGTGATCAATGAGGTGTTGAAGTTAGCAGGGCAAGGGAGAGGGTGAAAGATGGGAATTTCTTTCAATGCCGTTTAAACAGGATCACAAATGAGATACAAGTACAAAATCACCATTGAATACGATGGGACCAGTTACAGAGGCTGGCAGACACAGATAAATGCAAAGAGCGTTCAGGATACGCTGATACATGCGGCCGAGAAGCTGTTCGGAGAGTCAGTGGAGATCCAGGGGGCAGGCCGCACCGATGCAGGTGTCCATGCCCTCGGTCAGGTTGCCCACCTGGGTGCGACAAAGACAATGCCTCCTCGAAAGATACGGGAGGGTCTGAATGATCTGCTCCCATCCAATATTAATATACTCAACGTTGAGGAAGTTCCCGTTAGTTTTCATGCCCGCCATTATGCAATCTCGAGAAGCTATCTCTATATTATCTCAAAACACCGGACCGCCTTCGGGAAAAGGTATGTCTGGTGGGTGAGGGATGCGTTGGACATCGAGAAGATGCGGTCAGTCTGTGATCTTTTTGAGGGATTTCACGATTTTGCATCTTTTGCGGATAAACGGCTTGATAAAGATACGTCCACAAAGGTCAAACTGGATGCGGTGGATATCAGAGAAGTGGATGGCCTGATTATCCTGAGATTTGTCGGCTCTCACTTCTTGTGGAAGATGGTCCGGAGAATGGTAGGGATCATCGTTGAAGCGGGGAGAGGAAGCCTGTCGTACCACGATGTAAAAAAAATGCTTACGCATCCTTCCGACCTGCCGGCAAAGAACACGGCGCCGCCATCAGGCCTTTTTCTGGAGCGGGTTTTATATGAGGGCGACACAGAGAAACCGGCACAGACGGGTAGATTATTTTTCCTTTCAAATACCCTTGCCTCAAATCTTCCGGGAACCTCTCGATAGCGTACCGGAGCATGGTTCGCGGCATGAGCCTGTAGTGTGCTTTCAGAAACACTTCCTCCGCCATGTGATCACGTTTGCCGATCTCCCGGAGCATCCAGCCAACTGCTTTGTGAATCAAGTCTTCTGTATCGCTGAGCAACATACCCGCTACATGCAACGTCTCGGCAAACTCCCCATGCTTGATGTAGTGAAATGTTGCCATTACTGCAATCCTGCGTTCCCACAACAGGTTCGAT encodes the following:
- the truA gene encoding tRNA pseudouridine(38-40) synthase TruA; translation: MRYKYKITIEYDGTSYRGWQTQINAKSVQDTLIHAAEKLFGESVEIQGAGRTDAGVHALGQVAHLGATKTMPPRKIREGLNDLLPSNINILNVEEVPVSFHARHYAISRSYLYIISKHRTAFGKRYVWWVRDALDIEKMRSVCDLFEGFHDFASFADKRLDKDTSTKVKLDAVDIREVDGLIILRFVGSHFLWKMVRRMVGIIVEAGRGSLSYHDVKKMLTHPSDLPAKNTAPPSGLFLERVLYEGDTEKPAQTGRLFFLSNTLASNLPGTSR
- the elbB gene encoding isoprenoid biosynthesis glyoxalase ElbB; the encoded protein is MARVGVVLSGCGVYDGAEIHEATLTLFFLDRAGAEIICMAPNVDQMDVVNHIKGEAIGEKRNVLVEASRIARGVIKDIKDVKAGDIDALVFPGGFGAAKNLCNFAVKGADCTVNPGVEKLIKEMHSAKKPIGFICIAPVIAAKVLGSFNPQLTIGNDKGTAEAIEKMGGKHVVSPVENAVVDQKNKIVTTPAYMLGPTISKVALGIEKVINEVLKLAGQGRG